The following are encoded in a window of Amycolatopsis lexingtonensis genomic DNA:
- a CDS encoding DUF6010 family protein, protein MIEILAPIVIGLLYAALNSFVPEAHRRRLNAVVVGGAGAAYLSGGALGPWELVFCAVMTYIAFRGLDSWTFIGIGWLLHTGWDVVHHLKGQPILPFAHGSSFGCAICDPVIAIWCFTGGRSVAGWRTVVRGTPAP, encoded by the coding sequence GTGATCGAGATCCTCGCGCCGATCGTGATCGGCCTCCTCTACGCCGCGCTCAACTCGTTCGTCCCCGAAGCGCACCGGCGGCGGCTCAACGCCGTGGTGGTCGGCGGCGCGGGTGCCGCCTACCTCTCCGGCGGCGCGCTCGGGCCGTGGGAGCTCGTGTTCTGCGCCGTGATGACCTACATCGCCTTCCGCGGGCTCGACTCGTGGACGTTCATCGGCATCGGCTGGCTCCTGCACACCGGCTGGGACGTCGTGCACCACCTCAAGGGCCAGCCGATCCTGCCGTTCGCGCACGGTTCGTCGTTCGGCTGCGCGATCTGCGACCCGGTCATCGCGATCTGGTGCTTCACCGGCGGCCGGTCGGTGGCGGGTTGGCGCACCGTGGTCAGGGGTACTCCGGCGCCATGA
- the mimD gene encoding propane 2-monooxygenase effector subunit MimD: protein MTVFKTAESPYKADNTASNMCGFTLMNNQVGAIIAEVMAAKDNVTVTPLPSMIRVDAVGRTDVVYAEVDEAAGEEEGWFNAAEFEESMSTHYGRMIHEDDRTIMFANPEDAAEYLDFDLKPIR, encoded by the coding sequence GTGACTGTCTTCAAAACCGCGGAAAGCCCGTACAAGGCCGACAACACCGCGTCCAACATGTGCGGCTTCACCCTGATGAACAACCAGGTCGGCGCGATCATCGCCGAGGTCATGGCCGCCAAGGACAACGTGACCGTGACGCCGCTGCCCTCGATGATCCGCGTCGACGCGGTCGGCCGGACGGACGTGGTCTACGCCGAGGTCGACGAGGCCGCCGGCGAGGAGGAGGGCTGGTTCAACGCGGCCGAGTTCGAGGAGAGCATGTCCACCCACTACGGGCGGATGATCCACGAAGACGACCGAACCATCATGTTCGCCAATCCCGAGGACGCGGCGGAATATCTCGACTTCGACCTCAAGCCTATTCGCTAG
- a CDS encoding NADH:ubiquinone reductase (Na(+)-transporting) subunit F gives MAEKHRVRFEPVGIEIDVDEDTTILRAAAEQGVMLMHGCKEGQCAACKSFILDGDDVEHDRYSTFALPDYEKEEGFTLLCRAHAYEDLTIELLNYDEEMIQSGLPIQEATVEVVSNEHVTHDLRHLVVRLDEELKFFPGQYLDFAVPGTDETRSFSMANTSARDGLLEFVIKIYPDGLFSRFLDAEVAVGDRLRVTGPFGVFTLRDNPGADLVFVGGGAGMAPILALLRSMAERGLDRKAVFYYGARRRHDLCFEAELRELEEKLPGFRYVPALSEPGDDDWTGETGFVTDVLRQAGLDLTGADAYVCGPPPMVEAALELLPALGVADKRVFYDKFTTTGEG, from the coding sequence ATGGCGGAAAAGCACCGCGTCCGGTTCGAGCCGGTCGGGATCGAAATCGACGTCGACGAGGACACCACGATCCTGCGCGCCGCCGCCGAGCAGGGCGTCATGCTCATGCACGGCTGCAAGGAAGGGCAGTGCGCGGCCTGCAAGTCGTTCATCCTCGACGGCGACGACGTCGAACACGACCGGTATTCGACCTTCGCGCTCCCCGACTACGAAAAGGAGGAAGGCTTCACGCTGCTGTGCCGGGCCCACGCCTACGAGGACCTCACGATCGAGCTGCTCAACTACGACGAGGAGATGATCCAGTCCGGGCTGCCGATCCAGGAGGCGACCGTCGAGGTCGTTTCGAACGAGCACGTCACGCACGACCTGCGGCACCTGGTGGTGCGGCTCGACGAGGAACTGAAGTTCTTCCCCGGGCAGTACCTGGACTTCGCGGTCCCGGGCACCGACGAGACGCGCTCGTTCTCGATGGCCAACACCTCGGCGCGCGACGGGCTGCTCGAGTTCGTCATCAAGATCTACCCCGACGGGCTGTTCTCCCGGTTCCTCGATGCCGAAGTCGCGGTCGGCGACCGGTTGCGGGTGACCGGCCCGTTCGGGGTGTTCACTCTCCGGGACAACCCGGGCGCGGACCTCGTCTTCGTCGGCGGCGGCGCCGGCATGGCGCCGATCCTGGCGCTGCTGCGGTCGATGGCCGAGCGCGGCCTCGACCGGAAGGCGGTCTTCTACTACGGCGCCCGCCGCCGCCACGACCTCTGCTTCGAGGCCGAACTGCGGGAGCTGGAGGAGAAACTGCCGGGCTTCCGTTACGTACCGGCGCTTTCCGAGCCGGGTGACGACGACTGGACCGGCGAGACCGGCTTCGTCACCGACGTCCTGCGCCAAGCCGGCCTCGACCTGACCGGAGCCGACGCCTACGTCTGCGGGCCGCCGCCGATGGTGGAAGCCGCGCTGGAACTGCTGCCCGCGCTCGGCGTCGCCGACAAGCGCGTCTTCTACGACAAGTTCACCACCACGGGCGAAGGGTAA
- a CDS encoding toluene hydroxylase, translated as MTATQERSVPKPTFTDAEAGAKVFPDSTARQYNYFTPAKRKQSHYEDVTVEVQPDPRHYLSQGWLYAFADGKAGYPLEWTALKAWGSDRPVPERGPGSGGKGYDWPAHGWHEFRDPNEEWELTLYRYNANVVRQLNQNIDAARQAKAFEQWNRNWVEFVAKHVGAWMHVDHGLGLYLFANANRRAPTNMHNNAISVNSMHRIRAAQDLALYNLTLTEEVEGFDGTAHLATWNEDPAWQGVRETAEQLTGIWDWGEAVFAANVVFEPLVGELFRSNLVQQAAPANGDFVTPTLIGAEEFDFSERDLRYTKSLYHLLINDKEFADHNKALLQKWLEDWVPKCIAAARALQPLWSQPDAKPIRFEDGLDRVKSRFAGILSELGLKAPEELGQ; from the coding sequence ATGACAGCCACCCAAGAACGCAGCGTGCCCAAGCCGACGTTCACCGACGCCGAGGCGGGCGCGAAGGTCTTCCCGGACTCCACTGCCCGCCAGTACAACTACTTCACCCCGGCCAAGCGCAAGCAGAGCCACTACGAGGACGTCACCGTCGAGGTCCAGCCCGATCCGCGGCACTACCTGTCCCAGGGCTGGCTGTACGCCTTCGCCGACGGCAAGGCCGGCTACCCGCTGGAGTGGACCGCGCTGAAGGCGTGGGGCTCGGACCGCCCGGTGCCCGAGCGCGGTCCCGGGTCGGGCGGCAAGGGCTACGACTGGCCGGCCCACGGCTGGCACGAGTTCCGCGACCCGAACGAGGAGTGGGAGCTCACCCTCTACCGGTACAACGCGAACGTCGTGCGCCAGCTCAACCAGAACATCGACGCCGCGCGCCAGGCCAAGGCGTTCGAGCAGTGGAACCGCAACTGGGTCGAGTTCGTCGCCAAGCACGTCGGCGCGTGGATGCACGTCGACCACGGCCTCGGCCTGTACCTGTTCGCCAACGCCAACCGCCGCGCGCCGACGAACATGCACAACAACGCGATCTCGGTGAACAGCATGCACCGGATCCGCGCGGCGCAGGACCTGGCGCTGTACAACCTGACCCTCACCGAGGAGGTCGAGGGCTTCGACGGCACGGCCCACCTGGCCACCTGGAACGAGGACCCGGCCTGGCAGGGCGTGCGCGAGACCGCCGAGCAGCTGACCGGGATCTGGGACTGGGGCGAGGCGGTCTTCGCCGCGAACGTCGTGTTCGAACCCCTCGTCGGCGAGCTGTTCCGCAGCAACCTGGTGCAGCAGGCCGCGCCGGCCAACGGCGACTTCGTCACCCCGACGCTGATCGGCGCCGAGGAGTTCGACTTCTCCGAACGCGACCTCCGCTACACCAAGTCGCTGTACCACCTGCTGATCAACGACAAGGAGTTCGCCGACCACAACAAGGCGTTGCTGCAGAAGTGGCTCGAGGACTGGGTGCCGAAGTGCATCGCCGCGGCCCGCGCGCTGCAGCCGCTGTGGTCGCAGCCCGACGCCAAGCCGATCCGGTTCGAGGACGGGCTCGACCGCGTGAAGAGCCGGTTCGCCGGAATCCTGTCCGAACTGGGTCTCAAGGCACCCGAGGAGCTGGGCCAGTGA
- a CDS encoding sigma-54-dependent Fis family transcriptional regulator, protein MDENAPGTLLADDELARTRVRFLTAETVSPGVVRQTILASWRRSREFRVEADRIDPLYLGDQNLDIPLMRGAEPVLHKLGEQFDGQPISLILTDPAGVVLTQRTGDADLRRHLERVELVPGFSYGEQSVGTNGIGTALEDGRATTVFGHEHYAEHLENLACAGVPIHHPISGKKIGAVDLTCWHKDAGGLLIALARSTAEQIRQALLRHSDLREMILFQAYLQTCRRWTGIVLAFNDDIVMMNDRARQLLDPADQSVLLGHATEALAEGRRTPATLSLSSGLRVRVFCRRVPGQRETDTAGGVLSVKLIEADETLAASTPMLPMYLPGVVGSAPLWLRCGHELDAGHQRGEWVALEGEPGTGKLTLAKGLHQRHHPAARLVSVDAADALDGDALLSEHAAAPIRTLVIRHADRLTAPAANALAAVLRRLREGPAAPWVVLTLVPEAETEPALAELLKAFPRTVRVPPLRHHVEDLAELVPLVLSKLGYGGRLTCSAAALHLLMRAEWPGNTGQLYAVLRKVAQRRRAGSIRPGDLPAEFHAVARRPLNRFESIERDAIVRCLEDADGNKVRAAKLLGISRATIYRKIHEYGIVPPTR, encoded by the coding sequence GTGGACGAGAACGCGCCCGGAACCCTGCTCGCCGACGACGAGCTCGCCCGCACCCGGGTGCGTTTCCTGACCGCCGAAACGGTGTCCCCCGGCGTCGTGCGCCAGACGATCCTGGCCTCGTGGCGGCGCTCGCGGGAGTTCCGCGTCGAGGCCGACCGGATCGACCCGCTCTACCTCGGCGACCAGAACCTCGACATCCCGCTGATGCGCGGCGCGGAACCGGTGCTGCACAAGCTCGGCGAGCAGTTCGACGGCCAGCCGATCAGCCTCATCCTCACCGACCCGGCCGGCGTCGTGCTCACCCAGCGGACCGGCGACGCCGACCTGCGGCGGCACCTGGAGCGCGTCGAGCTGGTGCCGGGGTTCAGCTACGGCGAGCAGTCCGTCGGGACCAACGGCATCGGCACCGCGCTGGAGGACGGCCGCGCGACGACGGTGTTCGGCCACGAGCACTACGCCGAGCACCTGGAGAACCTCGCGTGCGCGGGCGTGCCGATCCACCACCCGATCTCCGGCAAGAAGATCGGCGCGGTCGACCTCACCTGCTGGCACAAGGACGCGGGCGGCCTGCTCATCGCGCTGGCCCGCTCGACGGCCGAGCAGATCCGCCAGGCCCTGCTGCGGCACAGCGACCTGCGCGAGATGATCCTCTTCCAGGCCTACCTGCAGACGTGCCGCCGGTGGACGGGCATCGTGCTGGCGTTCAACGACGACATCGTGATGATGAACGACCGGGCCCGGCAGCTGCTCGACCCGGCCGACCAGTCGGTGCTGCTGGGCCACGCCACGGAGGCGCTGGCCGAAGGACGGCGGACCCCGGCGACGCTGTCGCTGTCCAGCGGCCTGCGGGTACGCGTGTTCTGCCGCCGCGTCCCGGGCCAGCGCGAGACCGACACCGCGGGCGGCGTCCTGTCGGTGAAGCTGATCGAAGCGGACGAGACGCTGGCGGCGTCGACACCGATGCTGCCGATGTACCTGCCGGGCGTGGTCGGTTCGGCGCCGCTGTGGCTGCGCTGCGGGCACGAGCTGGACGCCGGTCACCAGCGCGGCGAGTGGGTGGCGCTGGAGGGCGAGCCGGGCACCGGCAAGCTGACCCTGGCGAAGGGTCTGCACCAGCGCCACCACCCGGCGGCCCGCCTGGTCTCCGTCGACGCGGCCGACGCCCTGGACGGCGACGCCCTGCTGAGCGAGCACGCCGCGGCCCCGATCCGCACGCTGGTGATCCGCCACGCCGACCGGCTGACGGCCCCGGCGGCAAACGCGCTGGCCGCGGTCCTGCGGCGGCTGCGCGAAGGCCCCGCCGCCCCTTGGGTCGTCCTCACGCTGGTCCCCGAGGCGGAGACCGAGCCGGCGCTGGCCGAGCTGCTCAAGGCGTTCCCGCGCACCGTCCGGGTACCGCCGCTGCGCCACCACGTCGAGGACCTGGCGGAGCTCGTCCCCCTGGTCCTGAGCAAACTCGGCTACGGCGGACGGCTGACCTGTTCGGCGGCGGCCCTGCACCTGCTGATGCGCGCGGAGTGGCCGGGCAACACCGGCCAGCTGTACGCGGTGCTGCGCAAGGTGGCCCAGCGCCGCCGCGCGGGCAGCATCCGCCCCGGCGACCTCCCGGCGGAGTTCCACGCGGTCGCCCGCCGCCCACTGAACCGCTTCGAGTCGATCGAGCGCGACGCGATCGTGCGTTGTCTCGAAGACGCGGACGGCAACAAGGTCCGGGCGGCGAAGCTGCTGGGCATCTCACGGGCGACGATCTACCGGAAGATCCACGAGTACGGCATCGTTCCCCCGACACGCTGA
- a CDS encoding DUF5655 domain-containing protein encodes MPTRWTCPRCDREFARARQGHTCVPGCTVDETFAGKPPWQRAIYDAVVGHLRDLGDVHEDAVKVGVFLKREHKLAELRPRSKDVLVYLWLPHPVETARIAPARWASGARVGHQLKLRDVSDVDDEVRNWLTLAYETS; translated from the coding sequence ATGCCGACCCGCTGGACGTGCCCGCGCTGCGACCGCGAGTTCGCCCGCGCCCGCCAAGGGCACACCTGCGTCCCCGGCTGCACCGTCGACGAGACCTTCGCCGGGAAACCACCCTGGCAGCGCGCGATCTACGACGCCGTCGTCGGGCACCTGCGCGATCTCGGCGACGTCCACGAGGACGCCGTCAAGGTCGGCGTCTTCCTCAAGCGCGAGCACAAGCTCGCCGAGCTGCGGCCGCGGTCCAAGGACGTCCTGGTGTACCTGTGGCTGCCGCACCCGGTGGAGACGGCGAGGATCGCGCCGGCGCGCTGGGCGAGCGGAGCCCGCGTGGGGCACCAGCTCAAGCTGCGTGACGTGTCCGATGTGGACGACGAGGTCCGGAACTGGCTGACGCTGGCCTACGAGACGTCCTGA
- a CDS encoding TetR/AcrR family transcriptional regulator, whose product MNVKADRASATRESILVTAERLFAEHGVHVVSNRHISEAAGQGNNAAVNYHFGTKVDLVRAIVRKHAEPMERLRAELVEAIDGDGDLRDWVACLVRPSTTHLRELGAPTWFARFSAQVMTDPALRAIIAEESLSSPALARAVEGLNRCLDGLPAEIRAERGDMARQLMIHMTAERERALAEGTSTPRASWDDAGTGLIDAITGLLLAPVSRPQDVS is encoded by the coding sequence ATGAACGTGAAGGCGGACCGCGCGAGTGCGACGCGGGAAAGCATCCTCGTGACGGCGGAGCGGCTGTTCGCCGAGCACGGGGTGCATGTGGTGTCCAACCGGCACATCAGCGAGGCGGCCGGCCAGGGCAACAACGCGGCGGTGAACTACCACTTCGGCACCAAGGTCGACCTGGTGCGCGCGATCGTCCGCAAGCACGCGGAGCCCATGGAGCGGCTGCGCGCGGAGCTGGTCGAGGCCATCGACGGCGACGGCGACCTCCGCGACTGGGTGGCCTGCCTGGTCCGCCCGAGCACGACCCACCTGCGTGAACTGGGCGCGCCGACGTGGTTCGCGCGGTTCAGCGCCCAGGTGATGACCGACCCGGCGCTGCGGGCGATCATCGCCGAGGAGTCCCTGTCCTCACCGGCGCTGGCCCGCGCGGTCGAGGGCCTGAACCGCTGCCTCGACGGCCTGCCCGCGGAGATCCGCGCCGAGCGCGGGGACATGGCCCGCCAGCTGATGATCCACATGACCGCGGAGCGCGAACGCGCGCTGGCGGAGGGGACGTCCACGCCGCGGGCGAGCTGGGACGACGCGGGCACCGGGCTGATCGACGCGATCACCGGCCTGCTCCTGGCCCCGGTGTCGCGGCCTCAGGACGTCTCGTAG
- a CDS encoding methane monooxygenase, producing the protein MSRQSVAKAHQKIQELSWEPAYHTPVSHYGTDYTFQKAKKKDPLKQVLRSYFPMQEEKDHRVYGAEDGAIRGNMFRQVQERWLEWQKLFLSIIPLPEISAARAMPLLFRTVPNPELHNGQAIQMIDEVRHSTIQQNLKRLYMQNYIDPAGFNSSLRNFQNDYCGTIGRQFAEGFITGDAITAASIYLTIVAETAFTNTLFVAMPAEAAANGDYLLPTVFHSVQSDESRHISNGYATLLMALSDESNHQLLERDLRYAWWNNHAVVDAAIGTFIEYGTKDRRKDRESYAEMWRRWIYDDYYRSYLVPLEKYGLVIPHDLIEEAWNRIWNKGYVHEVAQFFATGWLANYWRIDPMTDEDFEWFEYKYPGWYDKYGKWWENYARLATPNGHHPIVAEGVGYVYPHRCWTCMVPCLIREDMVVDEVDGQHRTYCSETCRWTDAEAFRPTYQGRNTPNMGQLVGAREWETLYHGWNWADVVSDMGFVRDDGKTMVAQPHLNLDPKKMWTLDHLRRMPEVQSPNVLLNQMTDEQRAAFVADYNRQGPAGRPAPQQA; encoded by the coding sequence ATGAGTCGCCAGAGTGTGGCGAAAGCCCACCAGAAGATCCAGGAACTGTCGTGGGAACCGGCGTACCACACCCCGGTCTCGCACTACGGCACCGACTACACCTTCCAGAAGGCCAAGAAGAAGGACCCGCTGAAGCAGGTCCTCCGCTCGTACTTCCCGATGCAGGAGGAAAAGGACCACCGGGTCTACGGCGCCGAGGATGGCGCGATCCGCGGCAACATGTTCCGCCAGGTCCAGGAACGCTGGCTGGAGTGGCAGAAGCTGTTCCTCTCGATCATCCCGCTGCCGGAGATCTCCGCGGCCCGCGCGATGCCGCTGCTGTTCCGCACGGTCCCGAACCCGGAACTGCACAACGGCCAGGCGATCCAGATGATCGACGAGGTCCGCCACTCGACGATCCAGCAGAACCTCAAGCGCCTGTACATGCAGAACTACATCGACCCGGCGGGCTTCAACTCGAGCCTGCGCAACTTCCAGAACGACTACTGCGGCACCATCGGCCGCCAGTTCGCCGAAGGCTTCATCACCGGTGACGCCATCACCGCGGCGAGCATCTACCTGACCATCGTCGCCGAAACGGCGTTCACGAACACGTTGTTCGTCGCCATGCCGGCCGAAGCCGCCGCGAACGGCGACTACCTGCTGCCCACGGTGTTCCACTCGGTGCAGTCCGACGAATCCCGGCACATCAGCAACGGGTACGCGACGCTGCTGATGGCGTTGTCGGACGAAAGCAACCACCAGCTGCTCGAACGCGACCTGCGGTACGCGTGGTGGAACAACCACGCCGTCGTCGACGCGGCGATCGGCACGTTCATCGAATACGGCACCAAGGACCGCCGCAAGGACCGCGAAAGCTACGCGGAAATGTGGCGCCGCTGGATCTACGACGACTACTACCGCTCGTACCTGGTCCCGCTCGAGAAGTACGGGCTCGTCATCCCGCACGACCTCATCGAAGAAGCCTGGAACCGGATCTGGAACAAGGGCTACGTCCACGAGGTCGCGCAGTTCTTCGCCACCGGGTGGCTCGCCAACTACTGGCGGATCGACCCGATGACCGACGAAGACTTCGAGTGGTTCGAGTACAAGTACCCGGGCTGGTACGACAAGTACGGCAAGTGGTGGGAGAACTACGCCCGCCTCGCGACGCCGAACGGGCACCACCCGATCGTCGCCGAAGGCGTCGGCTACGTGTACCCGCACCGGTGCTGGACGTGCATGGTGCCGTGCCTCATCCGCGAGGACATGGTGGTCGACGAGGTCGACGGCCAGCACCGGACGTACTGCTCGGAGACGTGCCGCTGGACCGACGCGGAGGCGTTCCGGCCCACCTACCAGGGCCGCAACACCCCGAACATGGGCCAGTTGGTCGGCGCCCGCGAGTGGGAGACGCTCTACCACGGCTGGAACTGGGCCGACGTCGTCTCCGACATGGGTTTCGTGCGCGACGACGGCAAGACCATGGTCGCGCAGCCGCATCTGAACCTCGACCCGAAGAAGATGTGGACGCTCGACCACCTGCGCCGGATGCCCGAGGTGCAGTCGCCGAACGTGCTCCTCAACCAGATGACCGACGAGCAGCGCGCCGCCTTCGTGGCCGACTACAACCGCCAGGGCCCGGCCGGGCGCCCGGCGCCGCAGCAGGCCTGA